From Phalacrocorax carbo chromosome 8, bPhaCar2.1, whole genome shotgun sequence, a single genomic window includes:
- the CA7 gene encoding carbonic anhydrase 7 yields MTNCCLSPAELPAFDVCKHQVYSAGPSEWHKSYPIAQGNRQSPIDIVSAKAVYDPNLKPLIISYESCTSLNISNNGHSVMVEFEDTDDKTAISGGPFENPFRLKQFHFHWGTKHSQGSEHTIDGKHFPCELHLVHWNARKYATFGEAAAAPDGLAVVGVFLEIGREHTNMNRLTDALYMVKFKGAKVPFRSFNPKCLLPLSLDYWTYLGSLTTPPLNESVTWIVLKEPIRISEKQLEKFRMLLFTSEEDQRIQMVNNFRPPQPLKGRVVRASFKA; encoded by the exons ATGACG AACTGCTGCCtgagccctgcagagctgcctgctttTGATGTCTGCAAGCACCAAGTATATTCAGCAG gACCTTCAGAGTGGCACAAATCTTATCCTATTGCCCAAGGGAACCGCCAGTCACCTATTGATATTGTTTCTGcaaaagcagtttatgaccCTAACCTGAAGCCTCTTATTATCTCCTATGAATCCTGTACATCTCTCAACATCTCTAATAATGGCCATTCGGTTATGGTTGAGTTTGAAGATACTGATGACAAGACAG CAATCAGTGGCGGTCCATTTGAGAATCCATTTCGGCTaaagcagtttcattttcaCTGGGGGACAAAGCACAGCCAGGGATCAGAACACACAATTGATGGCAAACATTTTCCATGTGAG ctccaCTTAGTTCACTGGAATGCCAGAAAATATGCAACatttggagaagcagcagcagctccagatgGCTTGGCAGTAGTTGGTGTTTTCTTGGAG ATTGGAAGAGAACATACCAATATGAACAGACTCACTGATGCTTTGTACATGGTAAAATTTAAA GGAGCAAAAGTTCCATTTAGAAGCTTCAACCCGAAATGTCTCCTGCCTTTGAGTCTAGATTATTGGACGTACCTTGGTTCTTTGACAACACCACCCCTTAATGAGAGTGTAACATGGATAGTGCTGAAAGAACCCATCAGAATTTCTGAGAAACAG CTGGAGAAATTCCGCATGCTCCTTTTCACCAGTGAGGAAGACCAGAGGATCCAAATGGTGAATAATTTTCGCCCCCCTCAGCCTCTTAAGGGAAGAGTAGTTCGAGCTTCCTTCAAGGCCTGA